One Mycobacterium marseillense DNA window includes the following coding sequences:
- a CDS encoding SDR family NAD(P)-dependent oxidoreductase: MTFATKYGPWALVAGASDGVGAAFAEGLAERGVNVVLLARRQSVLDRVAAEIENKASAQTRTVAIDLAQPGAAAAIAAATADLEIGMLVYCAGADPDFTPFLANSIDAAEAMVQRNCMVPMQLCHHFAPAMVERGSGGIVLFGSGAGLAGGPNMVAYGASKAFDMVFAEALWAELRGTGVDVLGLILGKTDTPALRALEYSRGQIGSPDQTPADAAAVSDVIAEAFENLGNGPTLMVGDTMRAAAQLLASLSRNQAVELFAQAAAAAMGPDA, from the coding sequence ATGACGTTCGCGACGAAGTACGGGCCGTGGGCGTTGGTGGCCGGCGCGTCCGACGGTGTGGGTGCGGCGTTCGCCGAAGGACTCGCCGAACGCGGTGTCAATGTGGTGCTGCTCGCCCGGCGGCAAAGCGTGCTCGACCGGGTCGCGGCCGAGATCGAGAACAAGGCGTCGGCGCAAACCCGCACTGTCGCCATCGATCTCGCGCAGCCCGGCGCCGCGGCGGCGATCGCCGCCGCCACCGCCGACCTGGAGATCGGGATGCTCGTCTACTGCGCGGGTGCCGACCCGGACTTCACGCCGTTTCTAGCCAATTCGATCGACGCCGCCGAGGCGATGGTGCAGCGCAACTGCATGGTGCCCATGCAGCTGTGCCACCACTTCGCGCCCGCGATGGTGGAACGGGGCAGCGGTGGCATCGTCCTCTTCGGCTCCGGCGCTGGGTTGGCCGGTGGGCCCAACATGGTCGCCTACGGCGCCTCCAAGGCCTTCGACATGGTCTTCGCCGAGGCGCTCTGGGCCGAACTGCGCGGCACGGGCGTCGACGTGCTGGGCCTCATCCTGGGCAAGACCGACACACCGGCGCTGCGCGCGCTCGAGTACAGCCGCGGCCAGATCGGCTCGCCCGACCAGACGCCGGCGGACGCAGCGGCCGTGTCCGACGTCATCGCCGAGGCCTTCGAGAATCTGGGCAACGGCCCGACCCTGATGGTGGGCGACACCATGCGCGCCGCCGCGCAGCTGCTGGCGTCGCTGAGCCGCAATCAGGCCGTCGAGCTGTTCGCCCAGGCCGCCGCCGCGGCCATGGGCCCGGACGCCTAG